The Betaproteobacteria bacterium genome contains a region encoding:
- a CDS encoding alpha/beta fold hydrolase, giving the protein MTNQSTWTEHFPGNVLWSNAVLMTKAMAPYGGSVALGEIDEVCQRLMDKQIDHEAWQQEWCALGARLEKVADQAAAEGRQHTAGNYYLRAGMYYFTGERFVPPGPLKREIGRKALELHHAGLLRRYPNMEKVEVPFEGKTLPALFLKAPGVSGPRPTIVVFDGMDNCKEMSVLFNGLEFAARGWNTLAIDGPGQGESLRLRDIYARHDYEVAGTAAYDYVSKRVEVDPGKVVVMGYSFGGYYAGRVAAFEQRYRAGVAFAALHWDLAAWQREIKRRHEQDPTTTAQSNFHFRWIMGCETMDEAIRKAEKFSLAQVASRITMPFLIVHAETDKTVPVDSAYKLYEAIASPQKHLKILKPEDGTRYHVQADNRQIAVDYIADWISATLA; this is encoded by the coding sequence ATGACAAACCAATCCACCTGGACCGAGCACTTCCCCGGCAACGTGCTCTGGTCGAACGCAGTGCTGATGACCAAGGCAATGGCGCCTTACGGCGGATCGGTGGCGCTGGGGGAGATCGACGAGGTCTGCCAGCGGCTGATGGACAAGCAGATCGATCACGAGGCGTGGCAGCAGGAATGGTGCGCGCTGGGCGCGCGCCTGGAGAAGGTCGCCGACCAGGCAGCCGCCGAAGGCCGCCAGCACACGGCCGGCAACTACTACCTGCGCGCGGGCATGTACTACTTCACCGGCGAACGCTTCGTGCCGCCCGGGCCGCTCAAGCGCGAGATCGGGCGCAAAGCGCTCGAGTTGCATCATGCGGGGCTCCTGCGCCGCTATCCCAACATGGAGAAGGTCGAAGTGCCGTTCGAGGGCAAGACGCTGCCCGCGCTGTTTCTGAAAGCGCCAGGGGTGTCTGGGCCGCGGCCGACAATCGTCGTGTTCGACGGCATGGACAACTGCAAGGAGATGAGCGTCCTCTTCAACGGGCTCGAATTCGCCGCGCGCGGCTGGAACACGCTCGCGATCGACGGCCCGGGCCAGGGCGAATCGCTGCGGCTGCGCGACATCTACGCGCGCCACGACTACGAGGTGGCCGGCACGGCTGCCTACGATTACGTCTCGAAGCGCGTTGAGGTGGATCCGGGCAAGGTGGTAGTCATGGGTTACAGCTTCGGCGGCTACTATGCCGGGCGGGTTGCCGCGTTCGAGCAGCGCTACCGCGCCGGCGTTGCTTTCGCCGCTTTGCACTGGGACTTGGCGGCGTGGCAGCGCGAAATCAAGCGCCGCCACGAGCAGGACCCGACCACCACCGCGCAGTCCAACTTCCATTTCCGCTGGATCATGGGCTGCGAGACCATGGACGAGGCGATCCGCAAGGCGGAGAAGTTCTCGCTCGCGCAGGTCGCATCACGCATCACGATGCCCTTCCTCATCGTGCACGCCGAGACCGACAAGACCGTGCCGGTCGATTCGGCTTACAAGCTATACGAGGCGATCGCCTCGCCGCAAAAGCACCTGAAAATTCTCAAACCCGAGGACGGCACGCGCTACCACGTGCAGGCCGACAATCGTCAAATTGCGGTCGACTACATCGCGGACTGGATCTCGGCCACGCTCGCCTGA
- a CDS encoding molybdopterin-dependent oxidoreductase, with protein MTVLRCIHARSGNDSVRCFHEEGNPGDSMRGPGFPASRENDELRLYKHAVHRLRWSREPGCDAWLQCRPTRSSCCRPAWAGSQDAMTGCNGMASDADLQYDRSRLSRRREVDRTMEKLPFTLATNTRLDRWVRIHGDGTVSVLTGRVEIGQGIVSAMAQMAADELDVALERVRMPAVDTTRSPDEGTTSGSRSVEEGGTALRYACAEVRDLLLQTAARKLGTTLESLTVEDGTIRVRGRDDTVTYWQLAPHLDLARDAIGDVQPKAAGALKIVGREVKRVDIPDKLFGAAYVHDLELPGMLHARVVRPPSYRARLQAVDLEAVRALAGVAAVVREGSFLGVVASREEQAIKAAQALAKSARWTEQADLPDVDALPAFLSSQPTDDEVLSESSLPTGSPVRELASDYSRPYLAHASIGPSCAVARWNADGTLEVWSHCQGPYPLRDEIGRILGIDRASIVVRHMEGAGCYGHNGADDAAFDAVIIARALPGRPVRLQWTREDEFGWEPFGPAMFVRMRGGVDTSGRIVGWQQDHYTNRHVCRPGRHPNPGLLAAWHFDQGHEPPPTIDLPLSSGGASQRNAVPGYVFANHRVVNHTLRTMPVRVSTLRALGAYINVFAIESFMDELAAAAGVDALEFRLRHLDDARARAVLEAVAERAGWHTRSHADRDRSTGLGIGYARYKGLGNYVACIAEVVVERTVRVARVWTALDCGRIVNPDGIRNQAEGGIVQATSWTLKEQVRFDRTRITSRNWDEYPILTFAEAPQVETVLIDRPEETSLGVGEGMAGPAVAAIGNALANALGVRVRDLPFTPERIVATMGSAG; from the coding sequence ATGACCGTGCTTCGCTGCATTCACGCCCGGAGCGGGAATGACTCGGTGCGTTGCTTCCATGAAGAGGGGAACCCAGGCGATTCGATGCGAGGGCCTGGATTTCCCGCCAGCCGCGAGAATGACGAGCTTCGATTGTACAAGCATGCGGTCCATCGGCTGCGGTGGAGCCGGGAGCCAGGATGCGATGCCTGGCTTCAATGCAGGCCAACAAGGTCGAGCTGTTGCCGCCCGGCTTGGGCCGGGAGCCAGGATGCGATGACTGGCTGCAATGGCATGGCGAGCGACGCCGATCTCCAATATGATCGATCCAGACTTTCAAGGCGCAGAGAGGTCGATCGCACCATGGAGAAGCTTCCTTTCACGCTCGCCACCAACACGCGGCTCGACCGCTGGGTGCGCATCCACGGCGACGGCACGGTGAGCGTGCTGACCGGCCGGGTCGAGATCGGCCAGGGCATCGTGTCGGCCATGGCGCAGATGGCTGCCGACGAGCTCGACGTGGCGCTGGAGCGCGTGCGCATGCCAGCCGTCGACACGACCCGAAGCCCGGACGAAGGCACGACTTCGGGCAGTCGTTCGGTGGAAGAAGGCGGCACGGCTTTGCGCTACGCGTGCGCCGAAGTGCGCGATCTGTTGCTGCAGACGGCCGCGCGCAAGCTCGGCACGACGCTGGAAAGCCTCACGGTCGAGGACGGCACCATCCGCGTGCGCGGACGCGACGATACCGTCACGTACTGGCAGCTCGCGCCGCACCTCGATCTCGCGCGCGACGCAATCGGGGATGTGCAGCCGAAAGCGGCCGGGGCCCTGAAGATCGTCGGACGCGAAGTCAAGCGCGTCGACATCCCGGACAAGCTCTTCGGCGCCGCCTACGTGCACGACCTGGAGCTTCCCGGCATGCTGCACGCGCGGGTGGTGCGCCCGCCCTCCTACCGCGCGCGCCTGCAGGCGGTCGATCTCGAAGCGGTCCGTGCGCTGGCGGGCGTGGCAGCGGTCGTGCGCGAAGGCAGTTTTCTCGGCGTGGTCGCCAGCCGCGAGGAGCAGGCGATCAAGGCCGCCCAGGCGCTGGCGAAGTCGGCGCGCTGGACCGAGCAGGCCGACCTGCCGGATGTCGATGCGCTGCCGGCTTTTCTTTCGAGCCAGCCGACCGACGATGAAGTATTGAGCGAGTCGTCGCTGCCGACCGGGTCGCCGGTGCGCGAGCTTGCTTCGGACTACAGCCGGCCGTATCTCGCGCATGCCTCGATCGGTCCTTCCTGCGCCGTCGCGCGCTGGAACGCGGACGGCACACTCGAGGTGTGGTCGCACTGTCAGGGACCGTATCCGCTGCGCGACGAGATCGGCAGAATCCTCGGCATCGATCGCGCGAGCATCGTCGTGCGGCACATGGAAGGCGCCGGCTGCTACGGTCACAACGGCGCCGACGATGCCGCTTTCGATGCAGTCATCATTGCGCGCGCACTGCCCGGCAGACCGGTGCGGCTGCAATGGACGCGCGAGGACGAGTTCGGCTGGGAGCCGTTCGGTCCCGCCATGTTCGTGCGCATGCGCGGCGGGGTCGACACGTCCGGCCGGATCGTCGGCTGGCAGCAGGATCACTACACCAACCGCCATGTCTGCCGCCCCGGGCGCCATCCCAACCCGGGGCTGCTCGCCGCCTGGCATTTCGACCAGGGCCACGAGCCGCCGCCGACCATCGATTTGCCGCTTTCTTCCGGCGGTGCCAGCCAGCGCAACGCGGTTCCGGGCTACGTCTTTGCGAACCACCGCGTCGTCAACCATACCTTGCGCACGATGCCGGTTCGCGTCTCGACGCTGCGTGCGCTCGGCGCTTACATCAACGTCTTCGCCATCGAATCGTTCATGGACGAGCTCGCTGCGGCGGCCGGCGTCGATGCGCTCGAGTTCCGCTTGCGCCATCTCGACGATGCGCGTGCGCGGGCCGTGCTGGAAGCAGTCGCCGAGCGCGCGGGCTGGCACACCCGTTCTCATGCCGATCGCGACCGGTCGACCGGGCTCGGCATCGGCTATGCCCGCTACAAGGGACTCGGCAACTATGTCGCCTGTATCGCCGAAGTCGTGGTCGAGCGCACGGTGCGCGTGGCGCGCGTGTGGACCGCGCTCGATTGCGGCCGCATCGTCAATCCCGACGGCATTCGCAACCAGGCCGAGGGCGGCATCGTGCAGGCGACCAGCTGGACGCTCAAGGAGCAAGTGCGATTCGACCGCACGCGCATCACCAGCCGTAACTGGGACGAGTATCCGATCCTCACCTTCGCCGAGGCGCCGCAGGTCGAGACCGTGCTCATCGACCGGCCGGAGGAAACTTCGCTCGGCGTGGGCGAAGGCATGGCGGGCCCGGCCGTGGCCGCGATCGGCAACGCGCTCGCCAACGCGCTCGGCGTGCGCGTGCGCGATCTGCCGTTCACGCCGGAGCGCATCGTTGCGACGATGGGAAGCGCCGGATAG
- a CDS encoding alcohol dehydrogenase catalytic domain-containing protein, which produces MSQQSTTVVLAAPRKFEVIDRPLPQPREGEALVRIASTAVCHTDLDMYTGGPKNLRYPIVLGHESTGIVAALGSETPGLRPGQPVIINPVITCGHCDCCQRGHEHLCRNAGLFGREVEGSLSQYVRIPTRYLYPLPEAMPLDEATLLETLATVRHAQVRANLQAGESVIVFGQGATGLLHTRLAVLTGCRPVIAVSRSRWKLDRAMAMGAHEAVMASVEDAASEVTRLTHGLGADVVIDTAGGAQTLKAGIDMLRPGGRFCSFSLSHEPMSGVSAFPLYYKEVSIVGSRALTSVDIEAVIAIAAQGVIDVSGFISATYPLLQAPAAFEEYERNPNGYLRIVIDSRAG; this is translated from the coding sequence ATGTCGCAGCAGTCCACCACCGTGGTGCTCGCCGCGCCGCGCAAGTTCGAAGTGATCGACCGCCCGCTGCCGCAGCCGCGCGAGGGCGAAGCGCTGGTGCGCATCGCCTCGACCGCGGTGTGCCACACCGACCTCGACATGTACACGGGCGGTCCGAAGAACCTGCGCTATCCCATCGTCCTGGGGCACGAATCGACCGGCATCGTAGCCGCGCTCGGCTCGGAGACGCCGGGGCTGCGGCCGGGGCAGCCGGTCATCATCAACCCCGTCATCACCTGCGGTCATTGCGATTGCTGTCAGCGCGGGCACGAACATCTGTGCCGCAACGCGGGCCTTTTCGGGCGTGAGGTCGAGGGCTCGCTCAGCCAGTACGTTCGCATCCCGACGCGCTATCTCTATCCCTTGCCGGAAGCGATGCCACTGGACGAGGCGACGCTGCTGGAGACGCTCGCGACCGTCCGCCACGCCCAGGTGCGGGCGAATCTGCAGGCCGGCGAGTCAGTGATCGTGTTCGGGCAGGGCGCCACAGGTCTCTTGCATACGCGCCTGGCGGTGCTGACGGGCTGCCGCCCGGTGATCGCGGTATCGCGTTCGCGCTGGAAGCTCGACCGCGCCATGGCGATGGGCGCGCATGAAGCCGTCATGGCCAGCGTCGAGGATGCCGCATCCGAAGTGACGCGACTGACCCACGGGCTCGGCGCCGATGTGGTGATCGACACCGCGGGCGGAGCGCAGACGCTCAAGGCCGGCATCGACATGCTGCGCCCCGGCGGGCGCTTCTGCTCGTTTTCGTTGAGCCACGAGCCGATGAGCGGCGTGAGCGCCTTCCCGCTCTACTACAAGGAAGTGAGCATCGTCGGCTCGCGCGCGCTCACCTCCGTCGACATCGAGGCGGTGATCGCGATCGCCGCACAAGGTGTGATCGACGTGAGCGGCTTCATCAGCGCCACCTATCCCTTGCTCCAGGCACCGGCGGCGTTCGAGGAATACGAGCGCAATCCCAACGGGTATCTGCGCATCGTGATCGATTCACGAGCGGGTTGA
- a CDS encoding DUF3520 domain-containing protein — protein sequence MKRVIAVWVVLSLLAGCAQPLEESSAGKESDTQPKAVPPQDQAAAAMSGQSPTATGGENRTQAGPESRPAPESKSTPAQPAPAPMPLPKRRAEEGRRMDFERQHAPSAPAALSAAPAVGSMARVQPHPYAYPADRERYQAIDANPVKRVAEAPVSTFSIDVDTGAYANMRRFLNQGRLPPADAVRVEELVNYFPFDYGEPSGNVPFAVHTELAAAPWNPNNVLLRIGIKGQDVAKQSLPPANLVFLVDVSGSMASADKLALLKSALKLLVRELRAQDRITLVTYAGRTAVILQPTSGSETSRILAAIEGLNAGGSTAGASGIELAYSMAQQSFIPNGINRILLATDGDFNVGITDFRALKSLVQERRKSGVSLSTLGFGTGNYNEQLMEQLADAGDGAYSYIDDLMEGHKVLVNEMTSTLATIARDVKIQVEFNPAAVKEYRLIGYENRLLDREDFNNDKVDAGDIGAGHTVTALYELTLAGGEGLIDPLRYAPQPAASAQTSSELAHVKVRYKAPQAQTSELIDVTVAAGEARPIAQASAEMRFAAAVAGFGQVLRGGQYTGHWTLADARALAAANVGPDRFGYRGEFLRLIDLAQALTTRAPKVEEIAVGR from the coding sequence ATGAAACGCGTGATCGCCGTATGGGTCGTTCTCTCGCTGCTGGCCGGATGCGCCCAGCCGCTGGAAGAGAGCTCGGCCGGCAAGGAGTCGGACACCCAACCGAAGGCAGTTCCGCCGCAAGACCAGGCAGCGGCGGCCATGAGCGGTCAGAGCCCGACAGCGACCGGTGGCGAAAATCGGACTCAGGCCGGCCCTGAATCCAGGCCTGCCCCGGAATCCAAGTCCACTCCTGCGCAGCCCGCGCCCGCGCCGATGCCGCTGCCGAAGCGGCGCGCGGAGGAAGGCCGGCGCATGGACTTCGAGCGTCAGCATGCGCCTTCCGCGCCGGCGGCGCTCAGTGCGGCGCCTGCGGTCGGCTCGATGGCGCGCGTGCAGCCGCACCCGTATGCCTACCCGGCCGATCGCGAGCGCTACCAGGCGATCGACGCCAACCCGGTCAAGCGGGTGGCCGAGGCACCGGTTTCCACCTTCAGCATCGACGTCGACACCGGGGCGTACGCCAACATGCGCCGCTTCCTCAACCAGGGGCGTTTGCCGCCCGCGGACGCCGTGCGGGTCGAGGAGCTGGTCAACTACTTCCCGTTCGACTACGGCGAGCCGAGCGGCAACGTGCCGTTCGCGGTGCATACCGAGCTCGCCGCAGCACCGTGGAATCCGAACAACGTGCTGCTTCGCATCGGCATCAAGGGTCAGGACGTGGCGAAGCAAAGCCTGCCGCCGGCGAACCTGGTGTTCCTGGTCGACGTGTCGGGATCGATGGCCTCGGCGGACAAGCTGGCGCTGCTCAAGTCCGCGCTCAAGCTTCTCGTGCGCGAGCTGCGCGCGCAGGACCGGATCACGCTCGTGACCTATGCCGGCCGCACCGCCGTCATCCTGCAGCCGACTTCGGGCAGCGAAACGAGCCGCATCCTGGCCGCGATCGAGGGGCTCAATGCTGGCGGCAGCACTGCGGGCGCGAGCGGCATCGAGCTCGCCTACAGCATGGCGCAGCAAAGCTTCATCCCCAACGGCATCAACCGCATCCTGCTCGCGACCGACGGCGACTTCAACGTCGGCATCACCGACTTCCGCGCCTTGAAGAGCCTGGTTCAGGAGCGGCGCAAGTCGGGCGTCTCGCTCTCGACGCTCGGCTTCGGCACCGGCAACTACAACGAGCAGTTGATGGAGCAGCTGGCCGACGCCGGCGACGGCGCGTACTCGTATATCGACGATCTGATGGAAGGCCACAAGGTGCTGGTGAACGAAATGACCTCCACGCTCGCCACCATCGCCCGCGACGTGAAGATCCAGGTGGAGTTCAATCCCGCGGCCGTGAAGGAATATCGCCTGATCGGCTACGAGAACCGCTTGCTCGATCGCGAGGACTTCAACAACGACAAGGTGGATGCGGGCGACATCGGCGCGGGTCATACTGTAACCGCCCTGTACGAATTGACGCTCGCCGGCGGCGAAGGCTTGATCGACCCGTTGCGCTACGCGCCGCAGCCGGCGGCCAGTGCCCAGACGAGCAGCGAGCTCGCGCACGTGAAGGTGCGCTACAAGGCGCCGCAAGCTCAGACGAGCGAGCTGATCGACGTGACGGTCGCGGCAGGCGAGGCCAGGCCGATTGCGCAAGCAAGCGCGGAAATGCGTTTCGCCGCCGCGGTGGCGGGCTTCGGCCAGGTGCTGCGTGGAGGCCAATACACCGGCCATTGGACGCTGGCCGATGCGCGCGCGCTTGCGGCGGCGAACGTCGGTCCGGACCGCTTCGGCTATCGCGGCGAGTTTCTGCGCCTGATCGATCTGGCGCAGGCGCTGACCACGCGCGCGCCGAAGGTCGAGGAGATCGCCGTCGGACGCTGA
- a CDS encoding AAA domain-containing protein, which translates to MIGGALHHLGRSPGFVRRDGAALAIAGRTGMTPSEIVRQLDQHVVGQAEAKKILAVAVYWHFRKSARTALQSAALIKSNVLLIGSTGTGKTLLCETLSRVLDVPFVTADAGSLAQSEYVNHEIEAILQRLLDKASGDASKAGRGVVFIDEIDKLKSVPGHARAASGESVQHALLKIMEGAPVRLREGRYVDTTQVLFICGGAFVGLDDILRDTQAYGFISLSGTDNPAVLTKLNMQVKPTDLRAYGLIPEFAGRLPIVARLQDLNRDMLVRIMLEPRDSIYNQYRDILREDGVDLAIDPVVFEQIADLALEYKAGARSLRGIFESLMTDVLYVLADDPGIRRVSITSMFDEPRYSRDGG; encoded by the coding sequence ATGATAGGCGGGGCTCTCCACCACCTCGGACGCTCGCCTGGCTTCGTCAGGCGCGATGGGGCGGCTCTCGCGATTGCAGGACGCACCGGCATGACGCCCAGCGAAATCGTTCGCCAGCTCGATCAGCACGTCGTCGGCCAGGCCGAGGCGAAGAAGATCCTCGCCGTGGCCGTCTACTGGCACTTCAGGAAGTCCGCGCGCACGGCGCTGCAGTCGGCAGCCCTCATCAAGAGTAACGTCCTGCTGATCGGCTCGACCGGCACCGGCAAGACGCTGCTGTGCGAAACGCTGTCGCGGGTGCTGGACGTTCCGTTCGTGACCGCCGACGCCGGGTCGCTGGCGCAGTCCGAGTACGTGAACCACGAGATCGAGGCGATTCTGCAGCGTCTGCTCGACAAGGCCAGCGGGGATGCGTCGAAGGCCGGGCGCGGCGTCGTCTTCATCGACGAGATCGACAAGCTCAAGAGCGTTCCGGGCCATGCGCGCGCGGCATCCGGCGAAAGCGTGCAACACGCGCTGCTCAAGATCATGGAGGGCGCCCCGGTGCGGCTGCGCGAGGGTCGCTACGTCGATACCACGCAGGTGCTGTTCATCTGCGGTGGCGCGTTCGTCGGGCTCGACGACATCCTGCGCGACACCCAGGCGTACGGCTTCATCTCGCTCTCGGGCACGGACAATCCGGCGGTGCTGACGAAGCTCAATATGCAGGTCAAGCCGACGGACCTGCGTGCCTATGGTCTCATTCCCGAGTTCGCCGGCCGGCTCCCGATCGTCGCGCGCCTGCAGGATCTCAACCGCGACATGCTGGTGCGGATCATGCTCGAGCCGCGCGATTCGATCTACAACCAGTACCGAGACATCCTGCGAGAAGACGGTGTGGATCTCGCCATCGATCCGGTGGTGTTCGAGCAGATCGCCGATCTCGCGCTCGAGTACAAGGCAGGCGCGCGCAGCCTGCGCGGCATCTTCGAGTCGCTCATGACCGACGTGCTGTACGTGCTCGCGGATGACCCTGGCATCCGGCGCGTATCGATCACCTCGATGTTCGACGAGCCGCGGTATAGCCGCGACGGCGGGTGA
- a CDS encoding c-type cytochrome, producing MFRVRAWRTSTARHALFLLGMALACGPSAAQKSADPARGAAKAAACLACHGSAEKPAQAGVPLLAGQHHEFLVLQMFYLREGLRDVPQMAGMLKGYADRDLEDVAAYFARQSLPGRKSSTNGALRARGEDVAKSRGCNGCHLDDYSGQKHVPRIASQGEDYLVLALQSYRDNKRTGTDTSMNEAMYQVSDADIAALAHFLAHR from the coding sequence TTGTTTCGCGTTCGAGCGTGGCGGACGAGCACTGCCCGCCACGCCTTATTCCTGCTCGGCATGGCGCTGGCGTGCGGCCCGTCGGCCGCGCAGAAGAGCGCCGATCCGGCGCGCGGAGCGGCTAAGGCCGCCGCTTGCCTCGCCTGTCATGGCTCGGCCGAAAAGCCCGCACAAGCCGGCGTGCCGCTGCTCGCCGGCCAGCATCACGAATTCCTCGTGCTGCAGATGTTCTATCTGCGCGAAGGGCTGCGCGACGTGCCGCAGATGGCGGGGATGCTCAAAGGCTATGCAGACCGCGATCTCGAAGACGTCGCCGCCTACTTTGCCCGGCAGAGTCTTCCGGGGCGGAAATCCTCGACCAACGGCGCGTTGCGGGCCCGCGGCGAAGACGTGGCGAAGTCGCGCGGATGCAACGGCTGTCACCTCGACGACTACAGCGGACAGAAGCATGTGCCCCGGATAGCCAGCCAGGGCGAAGACTACCTCGTGCTTGCTCTGCAGTCGTATCGCGACAACAAGCGCACCGGCACCGATACGAGCATGAACGAAGCGATGTACCAGGTATCCGACGCGGACATCGCGGCGCTCGCACATTTTCTCGCACACCGCTGA
- a CDS encoding sorbosone dehydrogenase family protein, protein MGGYHPERMKNPSLTGHPGKMTVTPPEEIPLKSIRVPPGFEVEVWAHGNPGARMMARGDKGTVFQGSRTIGRVYATMDQDGKRTSRVIAEKLVQPNGVLFHNGSLYVAAINKVMRYDKIEEELAKGNVPTPVDLTDAFKLPPEVHHNWKFLAFGPDKKIYIPVGSPCNLCEINPGIHGQIRRYNLDGSGMEIVARGVRNSVGFDFHPKTGELWFTDNGRDWAGEDVFEEELNRVPAKLVGAHFGFPYCHANGQPDPDIKVPNACNNVVLPVTTLGAHAAALGMRFYTGAMFPADFRESIFVARRGSWNRTEKFGYDVVNVRVGADGKNAKVMPFMTGFLDKQKNEFWGRPVDVLQMPDGSILVADEQVGAIYRVSYSR, encoded by the coding sequence ATGGGCGGCTACCATCCGGAACGGATGAAGAACCCGTCTCTCACCGGCCATCCCGGCAAGATGACGGTCACGCCCCCGGAGGAGATCCCGCTCAAGAGCATCCGGGTACCGCCCGGCTTCGAGGTCGAGGTGTGGGCGCACGGCAATCCGGGTGCACGCATGATGGCCCGGGGCGACAAGGGCACGGTATTCCAGGGCTCGCGCACGATCGGGCGCGTGTACGCCACCATGGACCAGGACGGCAAGCGCACGTCGCGCGTCATCGCGGAAAAACTCGTTCAGCCCAATGGCGTGCTGTTCCACAACGGCTCGCTCTATGTCGCGGCGATCAACAAGGTGATGCGCTACGACAAAATCGAGGAGGAATTGGCCAAGGGCAACGTACCGACCCCGGTGGATCTGACCGATGCCTTCAAGCTGCCGCCGGAGGTCCATCACAACTGGAAGTTTCTTGCCTTCGGTCCCGACAAGAAGATCTACATCCCGGTCGGCTCGCCGTGCAACTTGTGCGAGATCAATCCGGGCATCCACGGCCAGATTCGCCGCTACAACCTCGACGGTTCCGGCATGGAGATCGTGGCGCGCGGCGTGCGCAACAGCGTCGGCTTCGACTTCCATCCCAAGACCGGCGAGCTGTGGTTCACGGACAACGGTCGCGACTGGGCCGGCGAAGATGTCTTCGAGGAAGAGCTGAACCGCGTGCCGGCGAAGCTGGTCGGGGCGCATTTCGGCTTCCCGTATTGCCACGCCAATGGGCAGCCGGATCCGGACATCAAGGTGCCGAACGCCTGCAACAACGTCGTCTTGCCGGTCACGACCCTGGGCGCGCATGCGGCCGCGCTCGGCATGCGCTTCTACACCGGCGCCATGTTCCCGGCGGATTTTCGCGAATCCATCTTCGTCGCACGGCGCGGCTCGTGGAACCGCACCGAGAAGTTCGGTTACGACGTAGTCAACGTGCGCGTCGGCGCCGACGGGAAGAACGCCAAGGTGATGCCCTTCATGACCGGGTTCCTCGACAAGCAGAAGAACGAGTTCTGGGGCCGTCCGGTGGACGTACTGCAGATGCCCGACGGCTCGATCCTGGTCGCCGACGAGCAGGTGGGCGCCATTTATCGCGTCAGCTATTCGCGTTAA
- a CDS encoding TAXI family TRAP transporter solute-binding subunit, with the protein MKRHARIAALVLSAAFPAAFPTQAADIKLPPTITLTAYDTGSSGFNMAVAIGKAIKDKQGSDVRVLPAGNDVARLQPLKGGRAQASAMGIGSYFAQEGVFEFAVKEWGPQPLRLMLASSACNAISLGVAKDTGVKEIKDLKGKRVGMVVGAPSLNQNAFAVLAFGGLTRNDVKLVEFSSYGAAWKGMVNNEVDAAIASTISGQAKEVEASPRGLVYPPTPAADKAGWDRLHKFGPYYAPHKATCGVGASPQSPIELPNYPYPIFVAYANQSADFVHGFTKAMIVDYAAYKDGAPGADGFELSRQNFAWVLPLHPGAVRAVKEAGAWKAEYESHQQMLVKRQDVLGSAWAAYLKTNPPEDRDAFRKGWMAARAQALKKAGMDAIFE; encoded by the coding sequence GTGAAACGACACGCCCGCATCGCCGCGCTCGTGCTTTCCGCGGCATTTCCCGCCGCATTTCCCACGCAGGCAGCGGACATCAAGCTTCCCCCGACCATCACCCTGACCGCGTACGATACCGGCTCGTCCGGCTTCAACATGGCGGTTGCCATCGGCAAGGCCATCAAGGACAAGCAAGGCAGTGACGTGCGCGTGCTGCCGGCCGGCAACGACGTCGCGCGCCTGCAACCGCTCAAGGGCGGGCGGGCGCAGGCCTCCGCCATGGGCATCGGCTCCTACTTCGCCCAGGAAGGCGTGTTCGAGTTCGCGGTGAAGGAATGGGGGCCGCAGCCGCTCAGGCTGATGCTCGCCTCCAGCGCGTGCAACGCGATCTCGCTCGGCGTGGCGAAGGACACGGGCGTAAAGGAGATCAAGGATCTCAAGGGCAAGCGCGTCGGCATGGTGGTGGGCGCACCGTCGCTCAACCAGAACGCCTTTGCCGTGCTGGCCTTCGGCGGGCTCACGCGCAACGACGTGAAGCTGGTGGAGTTCTCGAGCTACGGCGCGGCGTGGAAGGGGATGGTCAACAACGAGGTCGATGCCGCGATCGCATCGACCATCTCGGGCCAGGCCAAGGAAGTCGAAGCCTCGCCTCGGGGCCTCGTTTACCCGCCCACGCCCGCGGCGGACAAGGCGGGCTGGGACCGCCTGCACAAGTTCGGACCCTACTATGCGCCGCACAAGGCAACCTGCGGGGTCGGCGCAAGCCCGCAATCGCCGATCGAGCTGCCGAACTATCCGTATCCGATCTTCGTCGCGTATGCGAACCAGTCGGCCGACTTCGTCCATGGCTTCACCAAGGCGATGATCGTCGACTATGCCGCCTACAAGGACGGGGCGCCCGGCGCCGACGGCTTCGAGCTCTCGCGCCAGAACTTCGCCTGGGTGCTGCCGCTGCATCCCGGGGCCGTGCGCGCCGTGAAGGAGGCGGGCGCGTGGAAAGCCGAGTACGAGTCGCACCAGCAGATGCTGGTCAAGCGCCAGGACGTTCTCGGCTCGGCATGGGCAGCCTATCTCAAGACCAATCCGCCCGAGGACCGCGACGCCTTCCGCAAGGGCTGGATGGCTGCCCGGGCGCAGGCGCTGAAGAAAGCGGGCATGGACGCGATCTTCGAATAG